The Metarhizium brunneum chromosome 3, complete sequence DNA window GACAATGGGAATTGACGGGGCGAACAAGGAACAAGCCCAGGGGGGGGCGAGGGAAACGGCGTTTGGGAAAGCTGGCGTTTGGGATCTTTTTGCGACTTGCATACAGGGTACAGTGTTGTTGTGAATAAGACGTTGTGTTGTGGTGCTTGCAATCAAGCCTGTGTTTTACTCGGCTTTTGTTTGTGCGCATGATGCGAGACTTTTTGCTTGAAATTGATGTGGTTTGCCGTGACATTGCCCTGATACGTGAATGGAGGGATGGAACCAAGTCTGATACCAAAGTGACTAGTACCAGACGCGTAAAATACGAGAATTGAAATGGGCAGACATGCGCAAGTGTGGAGTTTGCCTTGTAGGCTGTGTTGAACTCACATCGCATCCTGGTCGTGCAATACTAGTACTGTATTGACTGTACTGACTCCTGCCAATGTACCAAAAATAGATGTGTAGAGCCAGCGCAATCAATGACTGATGGAATAGGAGAGGGCTGGGGGAACATGGGAGGAAGTGTTGTTGGCTCGGATGGCCTGGATGACGGATCAAGGTGGAAGGTGGCTGCCGGGGACCTGCGCGACTGCGTCTGACGTTGagcctcgaggtcgaggtccCGTCTCATCTCCACATTTTGGCTTCCCCGTCTTCCGAGCTGTCATCTGACTGACCACGGGCTGTCTCTCTTGCCAAGTGCTTTCCAGAGCATTTGTGCTTGTATTCGGGGCCCGGGACTACCTGTTGCactctttttattttttatttatttatttttgaGGAAACAGTGCTGCTCTCTCCCCCTACAGAGAGTAGTTACTCGCTGCCGAAATCGGCCCCTTTTTGTCTGGCCGACGCGTTCGTTGCCCTTGTCTACACACCTCCCTAATGTCGTTGCCAGTCGTCTTGTCCCGGCGATGAATCCCGCCGCGGCATCTCACTCGGGTGGCACGCAGGACGACGCTGCTACTGCTCTGAGAGGCGCCTCGCTTGCGTTTCAGCGCAGTCCAGCAGTGGGAGCTacgtcgccgccgctgccgctgccgcatCACAGCAAGGACGGGGCCTCATCGTCGGTCGGCCGGTCGAGAAGTCCGCTTGGGGTGGCTCTGGATGCCACGGGCGATGGGGGCAACGGTGCCCACGGCCATCACGTCGAGTCTCCCGTGTACCGGGCGGGTGTGGTTGCTGCGAGGCTGCATCAATGGAATGGCTCCCAGGCGCAGCTGCAGCCGACGACGCCTGCGCAGCGGCTGGATCCGAAGAGCCCGAGTTTTATAGCCGCTACGCTGGCCGCCAGCAGGAGCGTCAGTCCGAGTCCCTTGGTCAGAACGCCGCGGAGGAAGACTAGCTTTGGGGCAGCGAGCCTGCTGGGGAGCGCGGATGCCGTCGATTCGGAGAGTATCGCTCCCACGGGGAACTTGATATCCATGTTTGAAGCGGCCGGGGAGGGCAGCGATACGACGAGGAGACCGGCACGGCGACGGACGCCGCCTCCTGAAGAGTCGAGAGATGCCACGCGGGGGGTGGACGTGCCGGCAAACAAGAGAGAaccggcgccgtcgccgaaaCCGAAATCGAAGAGTCGTCATGTACggccgcccacgccgccgcaGGGTGCAGATGAACCGCGTTCGAGTTCCATGCCGCCGAAACAGCCGCCCACTCCTCCCCATAGAAGCTCGGAAAAGATATCAgccatgccaatgccaaaaCCCAAGATGCCACAGCAGCTCACCTCTTCGCCAAAACCCCCTCCCAAGCCTGCGAAACCTCAGCTGCCTCCGCCTGCGGGACCAAAGCCAGAGCAAGCTGGGATGCTGCCATCACCCCGAAGACCTGCCGCCAAACCAGCGCCTAAACCTCTCAAGGTGCGACTTCCGAGTCCCCCTTCGGTAGTTAGCACGTCTACACCCGAAGTTCTATCTCCCAAGCCGGTGAGGCTGATCACGCCGACGCTGGCACCTCCCATCTTGAGCAGTCCTGGCGCATACGATCAGGTCGACTCTTCACCTTCACCAGACCCGGACAAGCGTACTCAGACTACAGGCATACGGCCTCCAACACCTCCAAAACCCCGGGGAAGCCAGAGATTGGCGACGAGAAAAACTGGCAGTCGGAGTCGGCGTCGTGTGAATTCAGACACGCCCTTGCCCCGTGGCAGCTCATCCGCAACACCTCTCACGGAATTTGGTCTGCCAATCGTCTCCCCGTCCCCCCCGCAACAACAACCTGTTCGTCACGTACGCCGGAAGAACAcacctcctcctcttcctgtGAGACGACGAGAATCCGTAGCTAGTGCACCAACATCCCCCGTTCGCGATGcgcctcgacgtcgccggccCACAAACACGTCTACCACCAATCTAACACTCGATCCCCTTAccagcgccatgatggccagtTCCCTCGCTTCCTATAGACTTACCCCTCACAACACCGGATCTTCCCTTCCTCCACCGAGTCTGCCCAAACGCCAGAAATCGCCTCATCTGCTCCAGACTCTTCGGCAGCCGCAAAGCCACTCCGACGACGACCCAGAACGTCTGAAAATAGCACACCGCCACAAGTTATCTAGCAACAAGCACGCGCACCACGAAGGGTCGCGGAAACGATGGCGGGATCAAATCACTCAGAGGGAACGCAAACGATACGAGGCAGTCTGGGCGTCTAATCGCGGCTACCTGCTCAGTGACGACAGTCCGTCGCAGAGTTTAGACAGTGGCCTGCACAGGATCGCGGCAGAGTGCGTGGCAAACGTGGTGGCCAGGGAGATTTGGAAACGGTCCCGGCTGCCGGAagacgagctcgtcgaggtGTGGGAGCTGGTTGATCGCGGACGCGCTGGGATGCTGACGAGGCAGGAATTCATCGTGGGCATGTGGCTGATTGACCAGCGGCTGAGGGGGAGGAAGCTGCCCGTGAGGGTGTCTGACAGCGTGTGGGACAGCGCGAACGGGGTGCGTATTTCGAAGCCCAAGGCCAGGTGATGCCGCATGTGCTTTTATTGTTGGAGAGTCGAGTGGTCAAGAGGAGGCGATGCGAGCATGGCAGCATGATACCCCACGGCCGCTGCTTAGATGTCAAGTACAGGTCATAGACGGGCTTCATTCATGAGCCCTTTGTTTATTTAATACACGGTTCGTCGTTGGACCAGCTTGGTTGGAATATCAAAATAGTGTTCATTGTATTTCAATCTATCAAGGCTCGCTTCTTGTGAATCCACGGGTAGGTACTTCCTctctcccttttttttccgtGCTCCAACTCGCTGCAAACTTCAAAGTAACCTCTAGGACTGGCTGGAAATATACTTGGTGGACGTCTCCTCGCCAAAGGTAACGGTGACGTTGAAGTTGCTCAGCGTGGGCATGTGCAGCGCGCCGTACAGGCTCATCAAGCTGGCGGTGATGAGGCCCCTGCCTCTGGGGGCGCTTTCCGGAATGGCAACCTGCTGGGTGAAGCTGTGTAGCTGGTTCGACTGGCCTGCTCGTTTTTTTGTTAGCGCTCGTCCGGCCGGCTTGCGGGCGTTTGGTGAGGCGTACCGGGACCGAGGTAGATTGATCCGGCGACGAGTCCGAGGCTCTCGGGCGTTCCGTGGCCCGGGGCGTAGCCGAACACAATGGCTACGTCGTACACGGCCTGGATGTAGTTCTcgctgatgatggtggcgttgacggtGTCGCCCGGCCGGATGGTCTCGGGGACGGATATGCCTGTGATGCGGGCGTTGGCGAGGGCCAGCAGACCGGTGGCGAAAGCAATTGAGGCACGCATGGCGAGGGTATGATATGGATGCCAAGACTGGGGCTGGAGAAGTGGTTGACGATGGGTGTGATTTGTACGATGCTTGATTCAAGATGTGACCGAGGGGTGGTTGTGATATTTATGTGTTGGGGTTGagatctttttttttttttttttcgtatGCGCTGGCAGCTAGCTACGGCTTCTGGTCAGAAAACCTGCTTTGAACTCGAGCTCGGAGCTTCGTTGTTTGCCAGTGTTGGTCGATCAGGTGTCGTGGCATTGCCACGGCTGATCCCATCAATCGGACGTAGCGTTTTgcttttggccttggccggcaGACACGAGCCCATCTCACATGCTGTTGGCCGCGTCTCTTGTTCGTATTTTGTTTGGTGGTTCCCAGTTCCGGCGATTCGGTACTATGAGCTTGCTTTGTGTCGGCGGTTGGCTCACCTGCATATTGGGACCGTCCATTCATGCAGGAGCTGCCGTCAGagatgaattgctcggcgggctcactctttttgctaggtgcgctcacgcacCAACAGGTACCtaaatattaagttatatattataatatattataatatattttatgGTAGGTAAATATATTCTATTATAAATTATCTCTTTAGAATATGGGAAGAGTTTAATTACATGCGATACATACTTACCTACTGAGGGGggtgagcgcacctagcaaaaagagtgagcccgccgagcaattcaccgTCAGAGCTCATGCTGATCATCCCGAATCGGATCAGGTGCCGCACGCACCATGTGTTGCTACCAGCTCGTAAAGCGTCGGCCCAATAAACCGAAATTTCTTTGGCGTCTTTGTTCTTCGACTTTGGCTTTCGGGCCGGGGGATCCCCTTTTGAGACTGGCATGTCGGGACGGCATCAAGCTGGTAATCATGAATCCTTGAGCGGCTTGGATTGGTTTTCGGACCATGGGCGTTGCCTGGCGTGTATCTCTGTCTGCGTCATTTTCAGACGATGGTGACAGATACTGCTCAATACAACGGCCGTGTACAACCTTGGAACGAGCATCGAACAGCAGACCACTCATCTTCCCACAAACCTGGCGACGTATAAGCAACCGTATTCATTTCCAGCTACGTCAGCTCATGTATCCTTGCCTCTCATATCTGCAGTCATTGTTGCACGGCTGTGGCTCACCGCAACTAATCGAGCCACACTCGATGCATTCGGAGCTCaggcgacggcaagctcCTTGCTTGCAGCGAACTGCTTTGGTATTCATTCCAGGCATTcattctctctcttcctcctccttctggGGGTCTGTATGGGAATGACTCGTGGCTAGGCGTCTTACTTCCAGCCCTTGCCCTTCCTGATATGCAGCGTGTCTGCACAATTCTGTCTTCAAAAATGGTGCAATACATCAATAGGTCTGTTGGCTGCACGGCCttttcccccctcccctgcGCCGAGTGCAGgcaaagaaggaagagatcATGTTGGCACCGGAAACTGGAGAGTTGTGTGCAAGCCCCGATGTCTGTTATGTATGACTGCGAGTGTGCCATGCGCTGATCAGCCATATGAGGCATTTTGTCTTGCGTCTTGATGCTGTTTTGGAATATCTGACACGCAGTCCGGGAAACAGAGGCTCACCAAAATTAATCCCGCTCGTGCAGTTCCTCTCTAGCCCAAGGTGATTTAGGAGTGAGAGAAGCTGGTTCGATGTTTGCCAACACCGGTACCTCACATCTAGCTCCAGTTTGAGTGTTCCCCGTCGATTATTTCCATGATATAGTCGTGGTGACTTGTACATCTTCGTGATTCCATGAAATTGGCAGCCTCCGGGTTCCCAGTTTCCACTGGAATCAGCATAACCTACAGGGACTCGGCCAGGAATAAGAAGTATATGGACGCTTCTCTACGATGACACGCTGTTGCTCAACGTTTCAGGTCGAACACACCCGGCGGAGTGTCATAATTGCCAACTTGATGTTGCGCGAGTACTGAGGGCAGGTTCTGTGACCGCAGTCGAGTTCCTGCACCTCCACATCATCTGCCATTAGCTGATCTTGGAACCCATGCTGCCAGAACCATTTTGCCAAGAAGTAACAGGAAACTCAGCCTCTCGGGAAGTTTCTAGTGAAGCAAAGGTGACCGGGCTGTCCACCATTCGGTGCTCGATCGCCCGAGGACGCATTCAGCGACAAAACCCATACCCATTGTCACGGCATTTGCTTCTTGGAGCGACGTCCGGGCGTCTTGACAAGCAGTCGGTCCATAATCACGCCAAGGTATTAGAACTAAGCTCATAGATCGTTCGGAAACCCCGGGGCAGGGGATGGACGAGCCACTCAAGCCCAGGGTAGAAGCCAATATTAGAGGAGACAGCTATAACAGAGCTTCTACTTCGAGCCATGAGTCGCGCCTCCCTTCTCTGCGAATTCTGGAGATGCTGGGTCTTCGTTCGACAGATGCTTGCCTGTAGAATTAAACTTTTCGCTAAGGTTACTGCGGACCGGCGGACCGTCATATGGTTCGAGTAATATCAACGGGTCGAGGCCCGCGGATTTTGAGAAGGCAAGGGCTGTGTACTGGGTCATATCGTATTGTGTGAAATCATCTGCACGCATTTGCTTCCAGACAATTTATCGGGTCCGGCGAGTTCGGACTTTGCCAAATTGCTGCTCCTATCTGCTACATGTCttggccaccttggccagtAATCCCTGCCGAGAGTCAAAACAGGGATCATAACATTGGCAGATTACGCAACAGATGTGAATACCGGCTGGGGCGCTTGGTATTTGTGCGGGGTGCGCTTCCCAATATTTGGTTCGATAATAACAGGGTTATTGATGTACCGCATGCCTCAACATTTGGTAGTTAAAGAGCAGCTAGCTTCGCGGGTTCCAACGGGCTTTGTAATCAAGGCCTCTGCCACATTCATTCCGCCTACCTCTGTAATTGAAGCGGAATGCTTCTTGCTTCTACCGAGGAGGACCGTCGATGTACCCTCCCTCATTCTGAATGGCTCTCCTTGACATACCACTAGTATTGCGGAAATACTAGCACAGAAGCGAACGGTCATCAGCGAAACGAATTCGCTTTCACATAACAAGAATACTTGCTCCAATGCCTCTTATTTTCGAGAATTGCGCTCGTTGTCTGTCTCCCAGGGCTTCTGGCATGAGAATCGGTCAACTTTTGTGGCATTATCCTCAGTTGTGTATCCAGGATAGCTTTGTTCGTTTTTTTAAAGACCGTGCCCTTCTCAAATTGCAAATTGCAAGTACGCACAGTGAAGCATCTCGAGTTTCCTCCGTGACAATTTGTTGGAATGGCCCGTCATCAGCCTTCATGGTGTCGCCAAAAACATATGCTGTCACTTGTGAGCGCCTTGCCAAATGGCTATAGAGTGTTTGTGGGAATGGCACGACATCCTTTCGCGCGGCATCGAGCCAAATGTTTCCGAGGTCCTGAGCTTACTATATCACGGCCTCATTAAGGCAAGAATCAAGCGACGTCATCATCCTGTCAGTTATGCGAAAGAATGGATaactatgtatgtacgagGTATGTTTGACTCACGTCCCATGCCTCTGTACCCACTTCCGTCTGCTCCTGGTTCTGATGTCCAAACCATGGCGAGATACAAGACTTCGTATGATATATTGGCTATAGCATCCCGGTTTAGCGACGTCACGTGGTTGGTGAGGCATACCCAATCTTGTTTATTTTGTGAATCCTTGGAGCCGGGAGAGTGCTTAGGCAACAGAGACAAACCCGACTGTGTGATAAATCGACCTCTTGGACAACGGTTCGCTGTTTTGGCCTGGCTTTCAAAATACCCAGGCACAATTTGGAGAGTGCGCTAAGACCAAGCTTCTGGTACTAATAATGTTTTGATGATCCCCAGTTCTAGCCTGCAATTGGGTCCATGACAAGGGGTTCCAGGCAGCCGTATAATAGTATGTTCAGTTCTATCCCTGTGTGCCCTGAGAGTTTGTTGATGCCTCACAAAGGAAGTGGTCGTATGGCAGAAAGGTTGACCGTCTTTTGGAAATATGTACCTCAACAAGCTGGATGCCAGCAAGCAGGGCGGGGCGGGCAAAATGCATCTGCCACAGGTTCCATGGACTCCGCCTGCATGGCCCTGTACGAGCCCATGCGGTAATCTGGTGATTCGTTTGAAATGATCCTAGGGCAAGAGCACACGTTGAATGGCACTTGAGTGTGGTAGTTAATTGCGTTGATTTGGACTGAAGTCAAAATGTTGAGGCCATCATCGTAAAATGGATGCAACATGTGGGTTTCCGCAATCTAAGGTTCCAATGTTCGTAGCTGCGCATCGACGGTACGTACCTCGGGCAATTACGGTAAGGCAGGAGGGGCCAGCCACTCACACTCACTCTCAGCCACACCACACGCCGAAGTACGATTCAACGACATGCACATCATCCAGCCGTTTCATCCCATCCATACGACATCTCTGACGCCGTCAAAGACGCCAAAGAGATCTACTTTTTCGCACAGCCCCCAACATCTGAAGCACCCCATACGCACCCTGCCCTGGACCGAACAACCTAAGAAAAGCATCTTAACGGTCCAACGAGCCGACCCTGATGGAGAGCGCTAAACCCAGCCATCAACCCCTTCTCCACGTGTTTATCGCACAAACTTCATCGAGGGATACGCCTAGTCTGCGACCCCAAGACAGCACGAAGAGATTGCTTTAATTTTGCCAGCTCTTGACTTTGCCAGTTATGACTCTAGGGCCCAGACTGCTGCGTCGCACTCTAAGCATACCCACTTGGTCGATTAAGCTCGCCCAGTCTTCATCATTTTCGACTTACACAATGCCGTCCAGCCAGCAACCAGCTTGGTTGAAAACTCTGATTGCAGATCAGGGGCCTCCGCCCAATTTATTTGCGTGGACGCCTGAAAATCTCGATCTGGGTGCAAAGCATAACACCCCAGCTATTAGCCCTACCGGCGGCAGAAATGACCTGGATCGACGGGTATTCatcctcggcgtcggcaacATTGGAAGGCTTTATGCAAGTTGCCTGGCAAGGCAACCTAGGCCTCCACCCATCACCCTCGTGGTGCACAGGAAAGAGCTTCTGACGCAATGGGTTCAGGGCGATGGTGTCGAGCTCACTCGTGATAGCGTGGCTATTAAGAACAAGGATTTCGATATTGAGTGGTGGACTCGAACTGCCCCGGACCATGGCCCTGTACGGGAGGTGGCGGATGGTAAAAAACTGCGCAACCTCTTCATATCAACCAAGGCATCGGCCGCCATGCCAGAAGCAGATCGACTCCGAGGGTACCTGGACAGGCACAGCACCGTTGTGTTTGCCCAGAATGGCATGTCCAAGCTCTGGCCGCCGCACGGCCAGGAATATATTGCCCATCGATATGAGGCAGGCAACGCGCCCAGTTTTCTTGCTTGTATTGTTAATCACGGTGTGCTGTCTGTAGGACCCTTCAAGAGCGTACACACGGCTCTGGCGGACGCGTCCATTGGCCCGGTACTCGTTAACCCACATCCTCCCCCCAGCGTTGAATTTTTCATGACGCAAGTCGCTACTGCGCCCCTTCTGAACTCCAAGTCTGTCTCTGCGGGCGAGCTCTGGCTACTGCAGCTAGAAAAGCTTGTGATGAATGCCATTATCAACCCCCTAACGGCGTTGTTACGCTGCAAAAACGGCGAACTCTTCGCTGGTGGCGAGCTGAATAACCCCCTCGGGCAGGTCCTGGACAAGCTACTAGCGGAGACGAGTGCGGTCATCCACGCCCTCGTAAATCATGAAAGTAGTGCTGATATTCTCGCCTCATATATGGATCAAAATCAACCGTCTAAATCAGACATCCCCACTGAGAACATTCACGAGCTGCAGAAGGGGCTGGCAGAGCGGTTTTCTCTACCAtatttgaagaagaagctatATAGATTTGGTGTTCAAGTTGGCGAAAACCGCAGCTCTATGCTTCAGGATGTTGAAGCTGGAAAACCAACAGAGATTAGAGATTTCAACGGTTGGTTAGTAGACATGGCGGCATTTCTTGATCAGCGACTGGATGTGTCAACTCACCGTGCTCTTATAGAGCTCGTGGAGGGCAATGTAATTTTGAATCAGGCCGAACTTGCGAATAGACTTCTCTAGGTTGTTTATTAAGAACAAGAATAATTCCACAATCGAAACATATAACGTTAATATTCATCATTACTAGACCAATATGTCGTGAGGGGTATGTGCCATGAGTACCCGATGTGCCAAGGATTTTAGTTCAGAACGccccttttttcttccttttgaCTATCCTCTTGACCTTGTTAATATTACCACATGCCTTTTCCATCGTAACATTACCCTCAGGTTGTTCGCTTTTGCACACAACGCTAATACGCTAATGATTTAAAGCATAGTCGCAGCATCTCGTTTCCACAGTTCTCTTTTCAACCCCGCAGATAATCACCCGAGACGTCTTCAAAACCCACGCTGACGCCCTGTTCTTGCATCTTCTTGAGTAAATCGATGAGAATCAAAACTCTGATTTTCCATGCCACGGCCGGTGAATTTGGGGCAGCTCCATAGTGTCCGATTCCTCAGCTGCTGAAGCGGACCTCGGTGACATTGACTGCCATGTAGTATCGGGGTCGTCGGCACCCATGAGTTCCAAGACACGCTCCCTGCACGCCGCTGGTGTAAATCCCGAACCAACCTTGTGGGCAACGATACGCCACTTTTCATTCTCATAATCGGCCAATGCAGTGCGAAGCTTGTGATCCTAGTTTCAGAAGCGTTAGCCATTGGTATAGAACACGTTTCATACGAAAGCGCACTAAGCGTGCCACAATAATCACAGAACTTCTACCACTAGGACTATGTGACATACCATTTCGTCGGTCCACTGTGTTGTTTTCGCCTTCAGCTTGGTACAATAGCGAACTTGCAACGTCCCTGAGGAACGCCCAGGGAAGAAGTCAGCAATCtgcttccatgtcaagtTCTTTTGTTCCTTCAGCTCTATAAGGAGCTGATCATCCTCGGCGGTAAACTTGAGCTTCGGGCCCCGAGGACGTGGAGCTGGTGGTGGCATGCCTACTTGACCGACCATACTCGGTGCTCCACTGCCATCATCTCGACGCATAGATTTGGATAAATGTCCTAGATCTggaaggtggtggtgatggtgcaGTTGAGGTCCTTGTGCCTGATGGGACAAGGCGCCCACGCTGGAAgaggtcgccgccgccgccgccgccgcttgTCCATATGCTGCGCCGATGGAATTGGATGGCATGGTTTCCAAACTAGACTGCCCTAATGTAGTCACACCACCCATGGAAATGTCAAAGCCGTCTTTTCGAATCCTACTCGCGCTGTTGGCAACAAATGGCGCATGTCCCTCCGTGGGCGATGCTGTGGCAGAGTACATTTGCGTTGAAACCGAGGTAACAGAACCGAATTGGACGTGGCCAAGCCGATGGCCGCCCATCTGCGAAGAATCCAACTGCATAGTGGGGGAGTGTTGGTGGGATTGTTGTTGTCCAGGGATTCCTGATCGCGACGAAGGGTGTCCATGTGCGGGTTCTGGAGAGGTATTGCTCCCAGTGCTGCTTCCTGTTACCGCGGAATGAGCAAATGACGATCTGGGTTGTTGCTGGCTGTTGTATTGGTATTGCTGGGAACTTTGAAATGGATTTTGCTGGGCTGGAGACGAGTACGGTTGCTGAAGCTGACTCTGGTTTCCGGTGTGAGCTTCATGGCCAGCAGCAAAGTCCACACTGTAGCCCCCGACTCGATAATTGTCCGCCAGCGTGTCTTCGGCGCAGGGATTCCGTCAGAGCAGTGAGCCCTGAACGGTGTCCTCACCTCTTGACAAACGGCCTTGATACAACTAGAACGCCCTCACGGGCTCTGTCGCCAGAGGAAAGAGTGCTGTCTGAAGTACTGTCGTTTTCAGGGTTCGAGTATAGCGAGAGGCACGAATTAGAATCGGCTGTCGTGGAAGTCGGATGGTAATTCGTCGGGGACAATAACACCAGTAAGCAGGGTCTGCCTGTGGCAAGCTGCGTCTGCGAGAGGGAAGGCAAGCGCTTCTCCTGCCGTGTATGCTGCTGAAGGGAAGAGGTTAGCGCTCAGAGGAGCGTTAGGTTACCAATATTCCACAGCCCAGTAGTAGGGCTACTCTGCTGTGAGTGAGAGTGGCGACGACCAGGGTTGGGTTTTGGTAACGAGTGAGAGGGTGCGGTAGTAGAGTAGTAAGTAGAGTAGTAGTATGCTCGAGGCAGCCCCAAGTCTGACACTAATAACAGGTGGAGAGAGTGTCTTTCGGAGCCTCCCTTTTGCAGTATTGGCGATAATGATGCTTTATGGTAATAAGCTCTCCATGCAGCTCTTAAAGTCTGTTATTCCGGATAGCCTCGTCTTGACTGAGGGTATTAGTGACAGGATCCAGGTCGATATTTAACTGGAACCATAGCGTTCCCAGGA harbors:
- the IRS4 gene encoding Increased rDNA silencing protein 4; its protein translation is MNPAAASHSGGTQDDAATALRGASLAFQRSPAVGATSPPLPLPHHSKDGASSSVGRSRSPLGVALDATGDGGNGAHGHHVESPVYRAGVVAARLHQWNGSQAQLQPTTPAQRLDPKSPSFIAATLAASRSVSPSPLVRTPRRKTSFGAASLLGSADAVDSESIAPTGNLISMFEAAGEGSDTTRRPARRRTPPPEESRDATRGVDVPANKREPAPSPKPKSKSRHVRPPTPPQGADEPRSSSMPPKQPPTPPHRSSEKISAMPMPKPKMPQQLTSSPKPPPKPAKPQLPPPAGPKPEQAGMLPSPRRPAAKPAPKPLKVRLPSPPSVVSTSTPEVLSPKPVRLITPTLAPPILSSPGAYDQVDSSPSPDPDKRTQTTGIRPPTPPKPRGSQRLATRKTGSRSRRRVNSDTPLPRGSSSATPLTEFGLPIVSPSPPQQQPVRHVRRKNTPPPLPVRRRESVASAPTSPVRDAPRRRRPTNTSTTNLTLDPLTSAMMASSLASYRLTPHNTGSSLPPPSLPKRQKSPHLLQTLRQPQSHSDDDPERLKIAHRHKLSSNKHAHHEGSRKRWRDQITQRERKRYEAVWASNRGYLLSDDSPSQSLDSGLHRIAAECVANVVAREIWKRSRLPEDELVEVWELVDRGRAGMLTRQEFIVGMWLIDQRLRGRKLPVRVSDSVWDSANGVRISKPKAR
- the BEA2 gene encoding Ketoisovalerate reductase BEA2, encoding MPSSQQPAWLKTLIADQGPPPNLFAWTPENLDLGAKHNTPAISPTGGRNDLDRRVFILGVGNIGRLYASCLARQPRPPPITLVVHRKELLTQWVQGDGVELTRDSVAIKNKDFDIEWWTRTAPDHGPVREVADGKKLRNLFISTKASAAMPEADRLRGYLDRHSTVVFAQNGMSKLWPPHGQEYIAHRYEAGNAPSFLACIVNHGVLSVGPFKSVHTALADASIGPVLVNPHPPPSVEFFMTQVATAPLLNSKSVSAGELWLLQLEKLVMNAIINPLTALLRCKNGELFAGGELNNPLGQVLDKLLAETSAVIHALVNHESSADILASYMDQNQPSKSDIPTENIHELQKGLAERFSLPYLKKKLYRFGVQVGENRSSMLQDVEAGKPTEIRDFNGWLVDMAAFLDQRLDVSTHRALIELVEGNVILNQAELANRLL